From a single Planctellipticum variicoloris genomic region:
- a CDS encoding ABC-F family ATP-binding cassette domain-containing protein, producing MILISTRDLSRQFDSAPILNKATFDVRAGERIGLVGPNGAGKTTLLRILAGQDHSDTGELAIPGDVRIEILEQHPEFAPGRTLLDEAREGLDTVFRLQEESHRVADQMATAAPDELARLQKRFDAIQHELQRLDGFQVDYRIDQVLAGLGFDRSQYDQPAQSLSGGQQNRLLLARLLLRAPDVLLLDEPTNHLDIAATEWLENYLVGCGRAMVLVSHDRYFLDRVCTRILEQHQGRLSDYPGNFSQYWRLREERQLVAQRAFEKQQEFIARTEEFITRNRYGQLSKQSKDREQKLARVEAVETISDIDGPNMGFGNCTRTGDWVIEATGLTKGFGGPPLFKEVSLRVDRGDRLGIIGPNGTGKTTLLRTLLKELPPDAGTVRFGANVLVAYFDQQLACVDENLDAMEAIRPPDIARYTDGQLRDLLAKFGVRGALALQKVGAMSGGERSKVALARIAALQPNVLVLDEPTNHLDLWSRDALEQALRTFAGTLLFVSHDRYFLDRLATKVLVVEPDRWFLFEGNYSEYVSFRKNQQAAQQASQEGQKAAERAAAERNKPSDSKRRRKYPYRKVEDIEADIAASEAQFARCEADLADVEVHRDAERMQRTQQDYAQAQADLARLMEHWEEAMELN from the coding sequence ATGATCCTCATTTCCACCCGCGACCTCAGCCGCCAGTTCGACAGTGCGCCGATTCTGAACAAGGCCACCTTCGACGTCCGGGCGGGCGAACGGATCGGCCTGGTCGGGCCGAACGGGGCAGGAAAAACCACCCTGCTGCGGATTCTGGCCGGGCAGGACCACTCCGACACGGGGGAACTGGCGATTCCTGGCGACGTCCGGATCGAAATTCTGGAACAGCACCCGGAATTCGCCCCCGGCCGGACGCTCCTCGACGAGGCCCGCGAGGGGCTGGACACCGTGTTCCGCCTGCAGGAGGAATCGCACCGGGTCGCCGACCAGATGGCGACGGCCGCCCCTGACGAACTGGCCAGGCTGCAGAAGCGGTTCGACGCCATCCAGCACGAGCTGCAGCGGCTGGACGGGTTTCAGGTCGACTACCGGATCGACCAGGTCCTGGCGGGGCTGGGATTCGACCGGTCCCAGTACGACCAGCCGGCGCAGTCCCTCAGCGGCGGACAGCAGAACCGGCTGCTCCTCGCCCGGCTGCTCCTGAGGGCGCCCGACGTCCTGCTGCTCGACGAACCGACGAACCACCTGGACATCGCCGCCACGGAGTGGCTGGAAAACTACCTGGTGGGCTGCGGGCGGGCGATGGTGCTGGTCAGCCACGACCGCTACTTCCTGGACCGGGTCTGCACGCGGATTCTGGAGCAGCATCAGGGGCGGCTGAGCGACTATCCGGGGAATTTCTCGCAGTACTGGCGGCTGCGGGAAGAGCGGCAACTGGTCGCCCAGCGGGCCTTCGAAAAGCAGCAGGAATTCATCGCCCGGACCGAAGAGTTCATCACTCGCAACCGCTACGGGCAGCTTTCGAAACAGTCTAAAGACCGCGAACAGAAGCTGGCCCGGGTCGAGGCTGTCGAAACCATCAGCGACATCGACGGCCCCAACATGGGCTTCGGCAACTGCACCCGGACCGGCGACTGGGTCATCGAGGCCACCGGCCTGACGAAAGGCTTCGGCGGCCCGCCCCTCTTCAAAGAAGTCTCGCTGCGCGTCGATCGCGGCGACCGGCTCGGCATCATCGGCCCCAACGGCACCGGCAAAACGACCCTGCTGCGGACGCTGCTGAAGGAGCTTCCACCCGACGCCGGGACGGTGCGGTTCGGGGCCAACGTGCTGGTGGCCTATTTCGACCAGCAGCTCGCCTGCGTCGACGAAAATCTCGACGCGATGGAAGCGATCCGGCCGCCCGATATCGCCCGTTACACCGACGGCCAGCTCCGGGACTTGCTGGCGAAGTTCGGCGTCCGGGGCGCCCTGGCGCTGCAAAAGGTCGGGGCGATGAGCGGCGGCGAGCGGAGCAAAGTCGCCCTGGCCCGGATTGCCGCCCTGCAGCCGAACGTGCTGGTCCTCGACGAACCGACCAACCACCTCGATCTCTGGTCTCGCGACGCTCTGGAACAGGCCCTGCGGACGTTCGCAGGAACCCTGCTGTTCGTCAGCCACGACCGCTACTTCCTCGACCGGCTCGCGACGAAAGTCCTCGTCGTGGAACCGGACCGCTGGTTCCTGTTCGAAGGGAACTACTCCGAGTACGTCTCGTTCCGCAAAAACCAGCAGGCGGCCCAGCAGGCCAGCCAGGAAGGCCAAAAAGCGGCCGAGCGCGCCGCGGCGGAACGGAATAAGCCGTCAGACAGCAAACGCCGGCGAAAATACCCGTACCGCAAAGTCGAAGACATCGAAGCCGACATCGCGGCCAGTGAAGCCCAGTTCGCCCGCTGCGAGGCCGACCTGGCGGACGTCGAGGTGCATCGAGATGCGGAACGAATGCAGCGGACGCAGCAAGATTATGCGCAGGCCCAGGCAGATCTGGCCCGGCTGATGGAGCACTGGGAAGAGGCGATGGAGTTGAATTAG
- a CDS encoding menaquinone biosynthesis family protein, with translation MSAEKQLIRVGHSPDPDDAFMFHALANNKIDAGPYRFTHELQDIQTLNDRALKGELELTAVSLHGYAYMTDKYALCACGCSMGDDYGPMVVAREPMTREDLRGKTIAIPGKLTTAYLALKLWLGDDFTPVVYPFDEILNVVEQGKVDAGLIIHEGQLTYMNQGLKLIVDLGKWWLEDTGLPLPLGGNAIRRDLGPKVMQDVTRLLKESIQYALDHRAEALAYALQFGRDLDRSQADKFVGMYVNDWTIDFGERGRKAVATLLQRAYDAKIIPQPVQVEFIG, from the coding sequence ATGTCTGCCGAGAAGCAACTGATTCGCGTGGGACACAGTCCCGATCCCGACGATGCCTTCATGTTCCATGCGCTGGCGAATAACAAAATCGACGCCGGCCCCTACCGCTTCACCCACGAGCTGCAGGACATCCAGACCCTCAACGACCGGGCTCTGAAGGGCGAACTGGAACTGACCGCCGTCAGCCTGCACGGCTACGCGTACATGACCGACAAGTACGCCCTCTGCGCCTGCGGGTGCAGCATGGGTGACGACTACGGCCCGATGGTCGTGGCCCGCGAGCCGATGACTCGCGAAGACCTTCGCGGCAAGACGATCGCGATCCCCGGCAAATTGACAACTGCCTACCTGGCTCTCAAGTTGTGGCTGGGGGACGATTTCACCCCGGTCGTCTATCCCTTTGACGAAATCCTCAATGTCGTCGAGCAGGGGAAAGTCGACGCCGGCCTGATCATTCACGAAGGCCAGCTCACCTACATGAACCAGGGCCTCAAGCTGATCGTCGATCTCGGCAAGTGGTGGCTCGAAGACACCGGCCTGCCCCTGCCGCTCGGCGGCAACGCGATCCGCCGGGATCTCGGCCCCAAGGTCATGCAGGACGTCACCCGGCTGCTCAAGGAGAGCATCCAGTACGCTCTCGATCACCGGGCCGAGGCCCTGGCGTACGCCCTGCAGTTCGGTCGGGACCTCGACCGCAGCCAGGCTGACAAGTTCGTCGGCATGTACGTCAACGACTGGACGATCGACTTCGGCGAGCGCGGCCGGAAGGCCGTGGCGACGCTGCTGCAACGGGCGTATGATGCGAAGATTATCCCGCAGCCGGTGCAGGTCGAATTCATCGGCTGA
- the nadB gene encoding L-aspartate oxidase, whose product MEPIRIAPKRRYLVRFDPKRVPHLFTDVLIVGAGIAGMRAALEIDSRLNVVMATKDRVQLSNSAWAQGGIAGVFDPVDDFANHVADTLAAGKGLCNIPIVELVVREAPDRIRELIGYGAVFDQENGEMALGHEGGHSHRRVAHALGDATGKEIIRALIERTRQSPNIEVWEQTFTLDLLTHEGECRGALMWNPQHGKTFVWAKQTILCTGGAGRLYRETTNPDIATADGQAMAFRAGAELRDMEFMQFHPTVLYIAGGSRHLISEAVRGEGGLLRDCHGVRFMGDYDPAMELAPRDVVSQAITKQMEKTRHHCVYLDVTHLPKELVAERFPHIRKVCGDFGLDLTRDLIPVRPGAHYMVGGVTTDGEARTSLKRLWAAGEVTSTGLHGANRLASNSLLEGLVFGRRAGANVSALALDEPDRFSAIPLVPDPIQSTPGIDDDLKLEDLWNSLTSEMWRHVGISRNAEGLESALHQIEFWDRYVGPREFSSVRGWELQNMLLTARLMIRAAAVRKESRGVHARSDYPAMDPAEAVHIPLVADDVR is encoded by the coding sequence ATGGAACCGATTCGGATTGCCCCCAAGCGGCGGTATCTCGTGCGGTTCGATCCCAAACGGGTTCCCCACCTCTTCACGGACGTGCTGATCGTCGGAGCCGGCATCGCGGGAATGCGGGCGGCCCTCGAAATCGACTCCCGGCTCAACGTGGTGATGGCCACCAAAGATCGGGTCCAGCTCTCGAACAGCGCCTGGGCGCAGGGAGGCATCGCCGGCGTCTTTGATCCGGTGGACGATTTCGCCAACCACGTCGCCGACACGCTCGCCGCCGGCAAGGGCCTCTGCAACATCCCGATCGTCGAACTGGTCGTCCGGGAAGCCCCCGATCGCATCCGCGAGCTGATCGGCTACGGCGCGGTCTTCGATCAGGAAAACGGCGAGATGGCCCTCGGTCACGAAGGGGGCCACAGCCACCGCCGCGTGGCACACGCTCTCGGCGATGCCACCGGTAAAGAAATCATCCGGGCACTCATCGAACGGACCCGCCAGTCTCCCAACATCGAAGTCTGGGAGCAGACCTTCACGCTCGATTTGCTCACTCACGAGGGGGAATGCCGCGGCGCGCTGATGTGGAATCCCCAGCACGGCAAGACCTTCGTCTGGGCCAAGCAGACGATTCTGTGCACCGGCGGCGCGGGCCGGCTCTACCGCGAAACCACCAATCCCGACATCGCCACCGCCGACGGACAGGCGATGGCCTTCCGCGCCGGGGCCGAGCTGCGCGACATGGAATTCATGCAGTTCCACCCGACGGTCCTCTACATCGCCGGCGGGTCCCGCCACCTGATCTCCGAGGCCGTCCGCGGCGAAGGGGGCCTGCTCCGCGACTGTCACGGCGTCCGCTTCATGGGGGACTACGATCCCGCGATGGAACTGGCCCCCCGCGACGTCGTCAGCCAGGCCATCACGAAGCAGATGGAGAAAACCCGGCATCACTGCGTTTACCTCGACGTGACCCACCTGCCGAAGGAACTGGTCGCCGAGCGGTTTCCGCATATCCGCAAAGTCTGCGGCGACTTTGGCCTCGATCTAACTCGCGACCTGATTCCCGTCCGCCCCGGCGCGCATTACATGGTCGGCGGCGTCACCACTGATGGTGAAGCCCGCACCTCTCTCAAACGCCTCTGGGCCGCCGGCGAAGTCACCTCCACAGGCCTCCACGGCGCCAACCGCCTGGCCAGTAACAGCCTGCTGGAAGGCCTGGTCTTCGGGCGACGGGCCGGAGCGAACGTCTCGGCCCTGGCGCTCGACGAACCCGACCGGTTCTCCGCGATCCCGCTGGTTCCCGACCCGATTCAATCCACGCCCGGTATCGATGACGATCTCAAGCTCGAAGATCTGTGGAACTCGCTCACCAGCGAGATGTGGCGGCACGTAGGCATCTCGCGGAATGCGGAAGGGCTGGAATCGGCCCTGCACCAGATCGAATTCTGGGATCGCTACGTCGGTCCCCGCGAGTTCTCGTCCGTCCGCGGCTGGGAGCTGCAGAACATGCTCCTCACCGCCCGGCTGATGATCCGCGCCGCAGCCGTCCGCAAAGAATCTCGCGGCGTCCACGCCCGCAGCGACTACCCCGCGATGGATCCCGCCGAAGCGGTCCATATTCCGCTGGTCGCGGACGACGTTCGTTGA
- a CDS encoding DUF1501 domain-containing protein — MFCSNVNVGLNRRDFFGRSGLGLGGLALSQLLGRDAVAEIAPPNPFQGILDQPHHTPQAKRIIYLFMSGGPSQLDLFDYKPLLNEMNGQDLPASVRQGQRLTGMSANQAILPLAGSVFKFDKHGESGATISELFPSLAEVADDLCFVKSLHTEAINHDPAITFFQTGSQLAGRPSIGSWLSYGLGSANENLPAFVVLISKDRIDQPLYARLWGNGFLPSIHQGVQFRSGADPVLYLKNPEGISAASRRKMLDRLAELHHQQFEDLGDPEINARVAQYEMAYRMQTSVPEVMDLSGETEATFELYGSAARQPGTFAANCLLARRLAERNVRFIQLYHPGWDQHGNLPGAIRRQCSDVDQPCKALILDLKQRGLLEDTLIVWGGEFGRTNYSQGKLTKTDYGRDHHPRCFTMWFAGGGIKPGMTYGATDDFGYNVAENPVHVHDLQATLLDLLGIDHTRLTFKFQGRHYRLTDVHGEVVREILA, encoded by the coding sequence ATGTTCTGCTCGAACGTGAATGTGGGCTTGAATCGCCGGGACTTCTTCGGCCGCTCGGGGCTCGGACTGGGTGGCCTGGCGCTGTCGCAACTGCTCGGACGGGACGCGGTGGCTGAGATTGCGCCGCCGAATCCGTTTCAGGGGATCCTCGATCAACCGCACCATACGCCGCAGGCGAAGCGGATTATTTATCTTTTCATGAGCGGCGGTCCGTCTCAGCTCGACCTGTTCGATTATAAGCCGCTGCTCAACGAGATGAACGGCCAGGATCTGCCGGCGAGCGTGCGGCAGGGGCAGCGTTTGACAGGGATGTCTGCCAACCAGGCGATTCTGCCGCTGGCGGGGTCGGTCTTCAAATTCGACAAGCACGGCGAGAGCGGCGCCACAATCAGCGAGCTGTTTCCATCGCTCGCCGAGGTCGCCGATGACCTGTGCTTTGTGAAGTCGCTGCACACGGAGGCGATCAATCACGACCCGGCGATCACGTTCTTTCAGACTGGTTCGCAGCTTGCGGGCCGGCCGTCGATCGGCTCGTGGCTGAGTTATGGTCTGGGAAGCGCGAACGAGAATCTGCCGGCGTTCGTGGTGCTGATTTCGAAAGACCGGATCGATCAGCCGCTGTATGCCCGGCTGTGGGGCAATGGATTTCTGCCGAGCATCCACCAGGGGGTGCAGTTCCGCTCGGGGGCCGATCCGGTGTTGTACCTCAAGAATCCGGAAGGAATCTCGGCGGCGAGCCGCCGGAAGATGCTCGACCGGCTCGCCGAGCTGCATCACCAGCAGTTTGAAGACCTGGGCGATCCGGAGATCAACGCCCGGGTGGCCCAGTACGAGATGGCTTACCGGATGCAGACCAGCGTTCCCGAGGTGATGGATCTCTCCGGGGAAACGGAAGCGACGTTCGAACTCTACGGTTCCGCCGCGCGGCAGCCGGGGACATTCGCGGCGAACTGCCTGCTGGCCCGCCGACTCGCCGAGCGGAACGTGCGGTTCATTCAGCTTTATCATCCGGGGTGGGATCAGCACGGGAACCTGCCGGGGGCGATCCGACGGCAGTGCTCCGATGTGGATCAGCCCTGCAAAGCCCTGATCCTGGATCTCAAGCAGCGGGGATTGCTGGAAGACACGCTGATCGTCTGGGGAGGTGAGTTCGGCCGGACGAATTATTCGCAGGGGAAGCTGACGAAGACGGACTACGGGCGGGACCATCACCCGCGCTGTTTCACGATGTGGTTCGCGGGGGGCGGCATCAAGCCGGGGATGACCTACGGCGCGACGGACGACTTCGGCTACAACGTCGCCGAGAACCCGGTCCACGTCCACGACCTGCAGGCGACGCTGCTGGACCTGCTGGGGATCGACCACACCCGGCTGACGTTCAAGTTCCAGGGCCGGCACTACCGGCTGACCGACGTGCATGGGGAAGTGGTGCGGGAGATTCTGGCGTGA
- a CDS encoding DUF1553 domain-containing protein — protein sequence MLRVFLACLTVALCASSAVAGDIQFSRDILPILSDACFQCHGPDDKAREGDLRLDREADVFRARDSVHIIVRGKADQSELVRRILSTNPDEVMPPARAAGKLTKSQIALLRQWVDEGAPWGRHWAFEPMARPAPPAVKRTDWPANAIDRFILSRLEREGLSPAAPAHRETLIRRVTFDLTGLPPTPAEVAAFVADASPAAYERVVDRLLESPRYGERMAADWLDIARYADTHGYQMDRYRAMWPYRDWVIGAFNRNLPFREFIVWQLAGDLLPDATREQRLATAFNRLHMQNEEGGVVAEEFRTAYVVDRVNTMGTAFLGLTFECSRCHNHKYDPISQQEFYGLYSFFNNIDEYGQTTYFTPAMPVPTLLLPDDATEAKLGQLDQQIQAAEQRLQAVTADEAAALATWLGSRTGELPLPRPVAAFDFETLEGNKAVNSIDVEKPLSASDNPQLAPGKVGQAVVLSGDNSLTGGGVGAFARADAFSFTLWLKPAEIVSREVVFHASKAAADAGSRGYELLLEDGHVSFGLHHMWPGNSLKVTTNGAIPAADWTHVAISYDGSSKAAGLKLFLNGVPADVEVIRDGLFKDITYDGASAAFQIGARFRDSGFKGGSVDELQIYNLPLTTIEVARIAGNPRGQEAWSATPDALTPGQRKELQDYYLARVSAPVADARKVLADLRQEQSKTINPVMEVMAMREMSEPRPTFVLKRGAYDAPGEPVTAGTPAVLPAFPADQPKNRLGLARWLTDREHPLTARVTVNRAWQQCFGRGLVETTDNFGSQGAWPSHPDLLDWLARDFVANGWDMKSLLKEIVMSATYRQSSVASPELLARDPANVLHARGPVRRLTAEMLRDQALAVSGLFAEKLGGPSVKPYQPDGLWDVAMGRPQYDQGHGPDLYRRSLYTFWKRTVPPPSMITFDAADRNVCVVKRQSTSTPLQALALLNDVQIVEAARFLGQRMLKEGGAALDERLAWAFRTATSRSPQPRQIAVLKQVWDEQRAIFAADPEAAQKLLAQGEGKADESLDPLDLAAATVVAELLLNFDETVVLR from the coding sequence ATGCTGCGCGTTTTCCTGGCCTGCCTGACTGTTGCGCTGTGTGCGAGCTCCGCAGTTGCGGGGGACATTCAGTTCAGTCGCGATATTCTGCCGATCCTGTCGGATGCCTGCTTCCAGTGTCATGGACCGGATGACAAGGCCCGCGAGGGGGATCTCCGCCTCGACCGCGAGGCCGATGTGTTCCGCGCCCGGGACAGCGTGCACATCATCGTCCGCGGCAAGGCGGATCAGAGCGAACTGGTCCGGCGGATTCTGAGCACCAACCCCGATGAGGTGATGCCGCCGGCCCGGGCTGCCGGCAAGCTGACGAAGTCGCAGATTGCGCTGCTCAGGCAGTGGGTCGACGAAGGGGCGCCGTGGGGGCGGCACTGGGCCTTCGAGCCGATGGCCCGTCCTGCACCGCCGGCCGTAAAACGCACCGACTGGCCGGCAAATGCGATCGATCGATTTATCCTGTCCCGGCTGGAGCGGGAAGGGCTTTCTCCGGCGGCTCCGGCGCATCGCGAGACGCTGATCCGGCGGGTGACGTTCGATCTGACGGGGTTGCCGCCGACGCCTGCCGAGGTGGCGGCGTTTGTTGCGGACGCCTCTCCCGCCGCGTACGAACGGGTGGTCGACCGGCTGCTGGAATCTCCCCGTTACGGCGAGCGGATGGCGGCGGACTGGCTGGATATTGCCCGCTATGCCGACACACACGGTTATCAGATGGACCGCTACCGGGCGATGTGGCCCTACCGGGACTGGGTGATCGGGGCTTTCAATCGGAATCTGCCGTTCCGCGAGTTCATCGTCTGGCAGCTTGCGGGGGATCTCCTGCCGGACGCCACGCGCGAACAGCGACTGGCGACCGCCTTCAACCGGCTGCACATGCAGAACGAAGAGGGGGGCGTGGTCGCCGAGGAATTCCGGACGGCGTACGTGGTGGACCGCGTCAATACGATGGGGACGGCGTTTCTCGGTCTGACCTTCGAGTGTTCGCGGTGCCACAACCACAAGTACGACCCGATCTCGCAGCAGGAGTTCTACGGGCTCTACAGCTTCTTCAACAATATCGATGAATACGGGCAGACGACGTATTTCACGCCCGCGATGCCGGTCCCGACGCTGCTGCTGCCGGACGATGCGACCGAGGCCAAGTTGGGGCAGCTCGACCAGCAGATCCAGGCCGCGGAACAGCGACTGCAGGCCGTGACAGCCGACGAGGCGGCGGCGTTGGCGACATGGCTCGGGAGTCGAACCGGCGAGTTACCGCTGCCCAGACCGGTTGCTGCGTTCGACTTCGAGACGCTCGAAGGGAACAAGGCGGTCAACAGCATTGATGTCGAGAAACCTCTCTCGGCGAGCGACAACCCGCAACTCGCGCCCGGCAAGGTCGGGCAGGCGGTGGTTCTTTCGGGGGACAACAGCCTGACCGGCGGAGGCGTAGGCGCCTTCGCGCGGGCGGATGCCTTCAGCTTCACGCTCTGGCTGAAGCCCGCGGAGATTGTTTCGCGGGAGGTCGTGTTTCATGCGAGCAAGGCCGCCGCGGACGCCGGCAGCCGGGGCTACGAACTGCTGCTGGAAGATGGTCACGTTTCATTCGGTCTGCATCACATGTGGCCCGGAAATTCGCTGAAGGTGACGACGAATGGGGCGATCCCGGCGGCGGACTGGACTCACGTGGCCATCAGTTATGACGGCTCCAGCAAGGCGGCGGGCTTGAAGCTGTTCCTGAACGGTGTTCCGGCGGACGTGGAAGTGATCCGCGACGGACTGTTCAAGGACATCACGTACGACGGGGCGTCTGCGGCATTTCAAATCGGGGCGCGATTTCGCGACAGTGGTTTCAAGGGGGGGAGCGTCGACGAGCTGCAGATCTACAATCTGCCCCTGACGACGATCGAGGTCGCCAGGATCGCCGGCAATCCCCGCGGTCAGGAGGCATGGTCGGCGACGCCTGACGCATTGACTCCCGGGCAGCGGAAAGAGCTGCAGGACTACTATCTGGCTCGCGTTTCCGCGCCGGTCGCCGATGCGCGAAAGGTGCTGGCGGATTTGCGGCAGGAGCAGTCTAAGACGATCAATCCCGTGATGGAAGTCATGGCGATGCGGGAGATGTCCGAGCCGCGGCCCACGTTCGTCCTCAAGCGGGGAGCTTACGACGCACCCGGCGAACCCGTGACGGCGGGGACTCCGGCGGTGCTGCCCGCATTCCCAGCGGATCAGCCGAAGAACCGGCTGGGGCTGGCACGCTGGCTGACCGATCGCGAGCATCCGCTGACGGCCCGGGTGACCGTCAATCGCGCGTGGCAGCAGTGCTTTGGGCGCGGGCTGGTGGAAACAACGGACAATTTCGGCAGTCAGGGGGCGTGGCCGTCGCACCCGGATCTGCTTGACTGGCTGGCGAGAGACTTCGTGGCGAACGGCTGGGACATGAAATCCCTGCTCAAAGAGATTGTGATGTCGGCGACCTATCGGCAGAGCTCCGTGGCGTCTCCTGAGTTGCTGGCCCGCGATCCGGCGAACGTGCTGCATGCCCGCGGGCCGGTGCGTCGGCTGACTGCCGAGATGCTCCGTGACCAGGCGCTCGCGGTCAGCGGACTGTTTGCGGAGAAGCTGGGTGGCCCGAGCGTGAAGCCGTATCAGCCGGACGGATTGTGGGACGTGGCGATGGGCCGGCCGCAGTACGACCAGGGTCACGGCCCGGACCTCTATCGCCGGAGTCTTTACACGTTCTGGAAACGGACCGTTCCCCCGCCCTCGATGATCACGTTCGACGCCGCCGACCGAAACGTCTGCGTGGTGAAGCGTCAGAGCACGAGCACGCCTCTGCAGGCGCTGGCGCTGCTGAATGACGTGCAGATTGTGGAGGCGGCCCGGTTCCTCGGCCAGCGGATGCTGAAGGAAGGGGGAGCGGCGCTGGATGAGAGGCTCGCCTGGGCGTTCCGGACGGCGACCAGTCGATCGCCGCAGCCGCGGCAGATCGCGGTGTTGAAGCAGGTCTGGGACGAACAGCGAGCCATTTTCGCCGCCGATCCCGAGGCGGCTCAGAAGCTGCTGGCGCAGGGGGAAGGGAAGGCGGATGAATCGCTCGATCCGCTCGACCTGGCGGCGGCGACCGTTGTGGCCGAACTGCTGCTGAACTTCGACGAGACCGTCGTTCTGCGCTGA
- a CDS encoding dihydrodipicolinate synthase family protein gives MTEISTVNPLTLLRPRRKVEGISAILLPFVASGEVDWPSFEAHVERTARCGLTPAVNMDTGYVHLLDAELQDRILDRTRAILGGLPFVAGAFVGDQPGAAFQPDAYLARMDAIARRGGTPVIFQSYGLTRQPGPEIVAAYQQLAAKSDRFIGFELTTDLAPFGAVYDLATYEGMLRIPQCIGAKHSSFHREPEWERLVLRDRVRPDFRVYTGNDFAIDMIMYGSDYLLGLSTFAPDLFALRDTYWEAGDPRFYELNDQLQYLGYFAFRAPSPAYKHSAAQFLQLRGWTSTSQTHPRSPSRPDSDVEVLRELGQRMRVVESREANRE, from the coding sequence ATGACCGAAATCTCAACCGTCAATCCCCTGACGCTCCTGCGGCCCCGTCGCAAGGTCGAGGGGATTTCCGCCATCCTGCTGCCGTTCGTCGCGTCCGGCGAAGTCGACTGGCCATCGTTTGAGGCGCACGTCGAGCGGACGGCCCGCTGCGGTTTGACGCCGGCGGTCAACATGGACACCGGCTACGTCCACCTGCTCGACGCGGAACTGCAGGATCGCATCCTGGACCGGACCCGCGCCATCCTGGGGGGGCTGCCGTTCGTCGCCGGGGCGTTCGTGGGGGATCAGCCGGGAGCGGCGTTTCAGCCGGACGCCTATCTGGCACGGATGGACGCCATTGCCCGGCGCGGCGGAACGCCGGTGATCTTTCAGTCGTACGGACTGACGCGTCAGCCCGGTCCGGAGATTGTCGCGGCGTATCAGCAGCTTGCGGCGAAGAGCGACCGATTCATCGGCTTCGAACTGACGACCGATCTGGCCCCGTTCGGGGCGGTCTACGATCTGGCGACGTACGAGGGGATGCTGCGGATTCCGCAGTGCATCGGGGCCAAGCACTCGTCGTTCCATCGCGAACCGGAATGGGAACGGCTCGTGCTGCGGGATCGCGTCCGGCCGGACTTTCGCGTCTACACGGGGAACGATTTTGCGATCGACATGATCATGTACGGCAGCGACTACCTGCTGGGCCTGAGCACGTTCGCCCCCGATCTGTTTGCTCTGCGTGACACGTACTGGGAAGCGGGCGATCCGCGGTTCTACGAACTGAACGACCAGCTCCAGTATCTGGGGTATTTTGCGTTCCGCGCGCCGTCCCCCGCGTACAAACATTCGGCGGCCCAGTTCCTGCAATTGCGCGGGTGGACGTCGACCAGCCAGACGCATCCGCGGAGTCCGTCCCGGCCGGACTCGGACGTGGAGGTTTTGCGCGAGTTGGGGCAGCGGATGCGGGTGGTGGAGTCGAGGGAAGCGAATAGGGAGTAG
- a CDS encoding creatininase family protein, producing MVQLSDLTWPAVEALPRSTPVVIPVAALEQHGGHLPVFTDSLLLGEVVRRASAALEGQALFAPLMWLGNSHHHMDFPGTLSASPRVYLDLLVDLMENFLFHGFRRIILLNGHGGNITPGKQAVFEVRQKYRHREDLLLLFATYWEFADPREGRSDLVQTSMGHACEWETSMILRLAPHLVGPIDGLEPASFEYGFEPAYRGWTTKDRTKLGYIGDPRRATAEKGEHLFEVFTQGIVRHVRDVAGWDGHTWFPPEKA from the coding sequence ATGGTGCAACTTTCCGATCTGACTTGGCCCGCCGTCGAGGCCCTCCCCCGTTCGACCCCCGTCGTGATTCCTGTCGCGGCCCTCGAACAGCACGGCGGCCACCTCCCCGTTTTCACCGACAGCCTGCTGCTCGGCGAAGTCGTCCGCCGGGCTTCCGCCGCCCTGGAAGGCCAGGCCCTGTTCGCCCCCCTGATGTGGCTGGGCAATTCGCACCACCACATGGACTTTCCCGGCACCCTCTCCGCCAGCCCGCGGGTCTATTTGGATCTGCTGGTTGACCTGATGGAAAACTTCCTGTTCCACGGTTTCCGGCGGATCATTCTGCTGAACGGCCACGGAGGCAATATTACGCCTGGCAAGCAGGCGGTCTTTGAAGTGCGGCAGAAGTACCGGCACCGCGAAGACCTGCTCCTGTTATTCGCCACGTACTGGGAATTCGCCGATCCGCGCGAAGGGCGATCCGACCTGGTCCAGACTTCGATGGGACATGCCTGCGAATGGGAGACCTCGATGATTCTCCGTCTGGCCCCGCACCTGGTCGGCCCGATCGACGGACTCGAGCCGGCGTCCTTCGAATACGGGTTTGAACCGGCCTATCGGGGCTGGACGACGAAGGATCGGACGAAACTCGGTTACATCGGTGATCCCCGCCGGGCGACCGCCGAAAAGGGAGAGCATCTGTTCGAAGTCTTCACGCAGGGGATCGTCCGCCACGTCCGCGACGTCGCCGGCTGGGATGGCCACACCTGGTTCCCGCCCGAGAAGGCCTGA